CGCGGCTTGGATGCTTAGGTTTGGCTAACCTACAGTTTTCGAAGTGAGCTTCACCTAACTTCCCCAGCTCACCCGGACCCCGGTCCACCAGACTTTTGCAGAAAGAAGCCCCGATGAAGATCCGCAACAATGCGCTGGCCGGCATCGCACTCGCAGCCACCGCAGCCCTCGGACTGTCGGCCTGCGGCGGCTCCCCCGCCCCCGCCGGCTCCGGCACCGCAGCAGCTGCCAACGGCGAGATCACGGTCTACAACGCCCAGCACGAAAGCCTCACCCAGGAATGGGTGGACGAGTTCACCAAGGAAACCGGCGTCAAGGTCACCCTGCGCCAGGGCGACGACACCGAGATGTCCAACCAGATCGTCCAGGAAGGCCAGGCCTCGCCGGCGGACGTTTTCCTCACGGAGAACTCCCCCGCCATGGCCCAGGTGGAGAACGCCGGGCTGTTCGCTGACGTGGACAAGGACACTGTCGCCCAGGTTCCCGAAGCGTTCCGCCCGAGCACCAACAAGTGGACCGGCATCGCCGCCCGCTCCACCGTCCTGGTCTATGACAAGACCAAGCTCACCGAAGACAAGCTGCCCAAGTCCATGCTGGACCTGGCCAAGCCGGAGTGGAAGGGCAAGTGGGCCGCTTCACCGTCCGGCGCCGACTTCCAGGCCATCGTTGCCGCCCTGGTCGAGCTCAAGGGCGAGGCTGCCGCCGAAGAGTGGCTCAAGGGCATGAAGGACAACGCCAAGGTCTACAAGGGCAACAGCACCGCCATGAAGG
The sequence above is a segment of the Arthrobacter sp. KBS0703 genome. Coding sequences within it:
- a CDS encoding iron ABC transporter substrate-binding protein; this translates as MKIRNNALAGIALAATAALGLSACGGSPAPAGSGTAAAANGEITVYNAQHESLTQEWVDEFTKETGVKVTLRQGDDTEMSNQIVQEGQASPADVFLTENSPAMAQVENAGLFADVDKDTVAQVPEAFRPSTNKWTGIAARSTVLVYDKTKLTEDKLPKSMLDLAKPEWKGKWAASPSGADFQAIVAALVELKGEAAAEEWLKGMKDNAKVYKGNSTAMKAVNAGEVESALIYHYYYYGDQAKTGENSKNVSPYYFKNQDPGAFLSVSGGGVLKSSKNAEKAQAFLKFITGKKGQEILQKGTSFEYAIASDVPANEKLVPIKDLQAPTVDPAKLNSQKVTEQMTKAGLL